In the Litorilinea aerophila genome, AACGTTCTACTACTGGAAACCGCGCTTTGACCAGTCCGGCTATGCCGGGCTGGAAGAATTCGAGAGTCGCGCTCCGAAAGAGCCCTATCGGACACCACCTGAGATAGAGCAAAAGGTGATCGCGCTGCGGCGTGAGCACCCAGATTGGGGCAAGAAACGCATCGCAGACGAACTGGCGAAAGCCAACAACTGGGTGCCGGTGGTCAGGTCCAACACAGTAAGACGGATTCTGCAAGACGCCGGTCTCTGGAAACCAGCCGAGGCCGACGGGGAAAAAAAAGCGGGCTAAGACCACCAGTCGAACCGCAGAACAGCCTGGACAGGCCGTCAACGTCGATCTGTGTTTTGTGCCCGCCACGCATGCCCTGGCGGACAAGTTGCCGGCGGTGAGTGGTTCCTCGGGCCGACTGATCGTGCAACCATCACAGGCAGAGACGAGCGAACGAGAGTGGCCAGGCCGCATTTTTGAAGACCCAGCGTTGACGTACGAAGAAGCGATGCTGGACTTCGTAGCGGCCTCCCAGGAACCAGCGAGCCAACCGGAGCCGGAGCCCCAAGGGAAACAAGCCGACCAAGTGTCGTTAAAGGCCGCACAACAGGTCCTGCGGCGGGAAGAAGCGCAGCTACGGGATGAGCGCCGCCGCATTCGGGAAAAGCGC is a window encoding:
- a CDS encoding helix-turn-helix domain-containing protein, with translation SGMAKRRTHFPHTTPQQRKLLFETWEATGNVTLACRKAHVGRGTFYYWKPRFDQSGYAGLEEFESRAPKEPYRTPPEIEQKVIALRREHPDWGKKRIADELAKANNWVPVVRSNTVRRILQDAGLWKPAEADGEKKAG